One genomic segment of Paenibacillus sp. FSL H8-0332 includes these proteins:
- a CDS encoding S-layer homology domain-containing protein, whose amino-acid sequence MKLLKRIVAVMLTLIMVFLSTSESFHALVEAASSTKTTMIQNDFIKVTVDNETGRYGIRTVEGQPIRKNDNNVNLLFQGDDPETSFTTFRIDGTDYIYGNKYKFDNSHYSETTAPKVVENSNGTKQLEMIWKIKGVEIKQILMLYTDSKDAVNSGNVNIRYEVNNKSGAQVQIGSRILLDTMVGGNDGPQFQIGTAYKSPLQVERKLVHNPEDDAGIPEEDRAYFKIPSYWVMRDKLDLTNPQATNVVAYGFNNFAEQNINIVDEMIVGHWNGLANTKWDYKIHPNLDFTRDTNDFGTADSAVAFYWNPEKLAPGGFQSFETVYGLGELTAPDKVFSIRYVDQIQQLATAPLEPGESVASKYADNGVFTITTEVENLQAYNMEHSKIEVEMTLESGLSFVRQDEKGQDVKDANGNPVLENSRSKMLEFKKSATPDEAAMGIEPKYKPGDAITATFRVQAKGRPWPVTREYMVSARSPETQGKIEGVKDEGIKAQYESTRSNFILLPPVGEATATYSYALAPAELYSTDVKYLTVNLSNIEAYNTGNATTAPNFDLYLKDKASGSRYKVNVQDAVVMQPTDDGYSGAMRITYRGGDSVDEGGNVLEAGLGPELPLGEYQVEIDYKGDAGGDEEVAALYDMTTPQSFLVTDNNDTRIREAGVMAVYREAVDISGLANGASVKEELLDQLNSLFPGEPFKNGSFLYSAVTDYKKTKAVFGAASKAVDPEFDISEFMDDEALKETPMYAYKLFATEEDFEAFQEEAESEDPEFDREILVTVRGMIKQVGTGDEEQVIVDTKTEPAIINDAVAYTGKDLAFVRGKLDIFGNTLPGDLPFLDTLFIKGDGTLSVASSGFVFHKGEWTLDFFNGFSKSLGDENYNPSKVETPEDEEEEEEGSKEDKGNDGNPEDDSQNGSLKWAIGGVGDRLNPLRQIMIGDVYFNKQSLFGAPSFAIDGFGFSFNDFILRENGISFGGSLSLKIINSEIKNVIFNSAGFYGVDASLGFDLNQEMGLFGPDKKKDADKKKGPDKPSGKVTIKHAVQGKGIGNEYGLEFAAQLKNMMGVEIEFSLKKVKDGRILPDVIAFGAELPQPGILVTGATYLTAIRGAVRELADTIAGGTAQDPFPLTIQAGVGMRFGIAPAYFFGDVDLTVKRTGLKVEGKLDFAAKADAEKDDRLPMLTKALLEAQWVTPWFVRVEAEMDIGGWDIIIGKAGIFVGQNLEKNRTDFEGYISSKVQIPNDVPIVGGMPLSSMFLGVNNDKVWGSIGILLISLGITYYWSGGIEFGTSTDQLPEGMIHLVVDDPELGPRLMVIGAGVQTLATSKVASEEENQEIIYRKVDEGVKYVENGSINVGVGGITVKNGGRIHEIPMDGVAGNAIIEMEYSSKELPEFKLQDASGKMYPVKFDNTNTDPTANAFTQYIPASFKSEDPSRLSDEVDIRRAYIIIPENEATKGGTWKLTAVSAVDTKLLNVPTLPTLGEVNLAKDSADANKFTASWKVANAAEGDTVNLYLAEDAVTSRKEMLNGQEILQTGDPGMLIAKDVPVGAGGSVSGGITSGSKVIDVTNVTLMGNPEDIRGLLRQGNYYLRAELKSSANFGTKTSPQRFEIIDPLAPQSVSDVKVEPAGNGLFSLSFKPGAKKSGHSGFEHSYVVDAKLDAEGKLSEYAPFGELLYTEQELKPYWNASTGKYEGLLIGGWKAVSTTDEVYKGSLEGSVIDLSKVKYVGLEVKKNYVIGVTSATVPTEDADKHQNYHYAERRDSSSTLLPVPNLPDLTVLSSSGTVDASSGNYVNLLTNETKQKLTLSSKQSNVRVEAFYADKSIATVALTNKAGGGSEGILNLDQFQTDGPFAIELRARNTVTKDISVTMLYLTVDTIAPVLYLTEPVTGERTAQGAVRVAGTTTTGTKLAAVYTVSQLQSDGKYKDKVISKELTVDPKTGDFNGMVEVNSEEPSVALSIVATDDATNQNTAIVDITNAGFKVPVALILKGAETLTPGAAGQIQAYLKVSDGKDGNGKPKFKEEPITGKDLDNLTYEVAVGDAVSLSAKGNVTALAIGSSLIEAEYKVSEGITLKGMLAATVAVPDTKELGTVQAVSSPISGDSNNTKITVTSAGDMTGQQIAYKVFSSSPAELKKDDNVSSWSLLPLDGIVTAHPGAIVVLAKRTSLDKLVRASGSVPASVWTSSGSGGGGGAGGGGGGGGAVPGVVEEQAPEQAAQITVNGQAVTAEWDGLTAIVRITDKEAVAGSDLTVSSTDPNAKAFSIRVDQSVVQQQLSAKKKIVIEVPMGQLAIDPENLASVTAGLTIGIGGNSTADQQAMKAIADQQGFTLMAAGQGVTVNVNLPKGSWTPALAAKIAIPAPLAAKEITAMVLKDKDGNWTTVPWKLDSSGTAVNVQLTGEGSLFFIRNLKTFKDMPSGWGKEGIAAASSKLFVLGKSAELFDPAGQVTRAEYPTILLRVAGLMNKQAASAGFSDVIGSSWYNRSVSIAAELGIVTGLEGGKYAPKDTLTRVEAMTMLGRLLNQVHAGSELSETEVTSILSGFMDKDKVPAWARQAVATSIKNGIILGEGNKVNPSTPLTREQAAAIAIRLDQFITAKQ is encoded by the coding sequence GTGAAGTTGTTGAAACGCATAGTAGCGGTGATGCTCACCTTAATCATGGTATTTCTGTCCACCTCCGAGAGCTTCCATGCTCTCGTTGAGGCGGCCAGCAGTACCAAGACAACCATGATCCAGAATGACTTTATTAAGGTCACTGTTGATAACGAAACGGGCCGCTACGGCATTCGCACTGTAGAGGGTCAACCGATCCGCAAGAACGACAATAATGTAAACCTGCTGTTCCAGGGAGATGATCCGGAGACGTCGTTCACAACTTTCCGGATTGACGGAACAGATTATATTTACGGCAATAAATACAAGTTCGATAACAGCCATTATTCAGAGACTACGGCACCTAAAGTAGTAGAGAATTCGAATGGAACCAAGCAATTGGAGATGATCTGGAAGATTAAAGGCGTAGAGATCAAGCAGATTCTGATGCTCTACACCGACAGCAAGGATGCTGTGAATTCCGGGAATGTCAACATCCGCTATGAAGTGAATAACAAGAGCGGTGCGCAGGTGCAGATCGGCAGCCGGATTCTGCTGGATACGATGGTCGGCGGAAACGACGGACCGCAGTTCCAGATTGGCACAGCGTACAAGTCACCGCTACAGGTAGAGCGGAAGCTGGTGCATAACCCGGAGGATGATGCCGGAATCCCGGAAGAGGATAGAGCATACTTCAAGATTCCATCTTACTGGGTTATGCGCGACAAGCTGGATTTGACGAATCCTCAGGCAACCAATGTGGTGGCCTATGGCTTCAATAACTTTGCCGAGCAGAACATTAATATTGTGGATGAGATGATTGTCGGGCACTGGAACGGCCTGGCGAATACGAAATGGGATTATAAAATCCATCCGAATCTGGACTTCACTAGAGACACCAATGATTTCGGCACGGCGGATTCCGCGGTTGCCTTCTATTGGAACCCCGAGAAGCTGGCACCGGGAGGCTTCCAGAGCTTCGAGACTGTGTACGGACTCGGTGAACTTACTGCACCGGATAAAGTGTTCTCGATCCGATATGTGGATCAGATTCAGCAGTTAGCCACGGCTCCCCTGGAACCAGGCGAGTCGGTGGCATCGAAGTACGCGGACAACGGGGTCTTTACCATCACCACTGAGGTGGAGAACCTGCAAGCCTATAATATGGAGCACTCCAAGATCGAAGTGGAGATGACGCTGGAGAGCGGCCTCAGCTTCGTCAGGCAGGATGAGAAGGGCCAGGATGTTAAGGATGCCAACGGCAATCCTGTCCTGGAGAATTCCCGCAGCAAAATGCTGGAGTTCAAAAAGTCAGCCACACCTGATGAAGCGGCGATGGGCATTGAGCCGAAGTACAAGCCGGGTGACGCGATTACCGCGACCTTCCGTGTTCAAGCCAAAGGCAGACCTTGGCCGGTCACCCGGGAGTATATGGTTTCCGCGAGAAGCCCGGAAACGCAGGGCAAAATCGAAGGCGTTAAGGATGAGGGCATCAAGGCCCAATACGAATCAACACGCAGCAACTTCATTCTGCTGCCGCCGGTCGGGGAAGCAACCGCTACGTATTCCTATGCACTTGCACCGGCAGAGCTGTATAGCACAGATGTGAAATATCTGACGGTGAATCTGTCCAATATTGAAGCCTATAATACGGGCAATGCGACTACAGCGCCTAACTTTGATCTGTACCTCAAGGATAAAGCGAGCGGAAGCCGCTACAAAGTCAATGTTCAGGATGCAGTGGTGATGCAACCGACCGATGATGGATACTCCGGCGCAATGCGGATTACGTACCGCGGCGGGGACAGCGTGGACGAAGGCGGCAATGTGCTGGAAGCCGGGCTTGGGCCTGAATTGCCGCTCGGTGAATACCAGGTGGAGATCGATTACAAAGGCGATGCCGGCGGGGATGAGGAAGTAGCGGCTCTCTATGATATGACGACTCCGCAATCTTTCCTGGTCACTGATAACAATGACACACGAATCCGTGAAGCCGGAGTGATGGCCGTATACAGGGAAGCTGTCGATATCAGCGGTCTTGCGAACGGCGCTTCAGTGAAGGAGGAGTTGCTGGATCAGCTGAATTCGTTGTTCCCGGGTGAGCCGTTCAAGAATGGTTCGTTCCTCTACTCTGCTGTAACTGATTATAAGAAAACCAAGGCTGTATTCGGCGCAGCCAGCAAGGCCGTTGATCCTGAATTCGATATCAGCGAATTCATGGATGACGAAGCGCTCAAAGAAACGCCTATGTATGCCTACAAATTGTTTGCAACAGAGGAGGACTTTGAAGCCTTCCAGGAGGAAGCAGAATCCGAGGACCCTGAATTCGACCGTGAGATTCTGGTTACGGTCCGCGGAATGATCAAGCAGGTAGGCACGGGTGATGAAGAGCAGGTCATCGTGGATACCAAGACAGAACCAGCCATTATTAATGATGCTGTTGCTTATACAGGTAAGGATCTGGCTTTTGTACGAGGTAAGCTTGATATATTCGGAAATACTCTTCCGGGCGATCTGCCCTTCCTGGATACCTTGTTCATCAAGGGTGACGGGACGCTAAGTGTTGCGAGCAGCGGGTTCGTCTTCCATAAGGGCGAATGGACGCTGGATTTCTTCAACGGCTTCTCCAAATCGCTTGGGGATGAGAACTATAATCCGTCCAAGGTGGAGACACCAGAGGATGAGGAGGAAGAGGAAGAAGGCAGCAAGGAGGATAAAGGCAATGACGGCAATCCGGAAGACGACAGCCAGAACGGCAGTCTGAAGTGGGCCATCGGCGGCGTGGGTGACAGATTGAACCCGCTGCGCCAGATCATGATCGGGGATGTGTACTTCAACAAGCAGTCCTTGTTCGGGGCTCCAAGCTTCGCAATTGACGGCTTTGGCTTCTCTTTCAATGATTTCATTCTGCGGGAGAATGGTATTTCCTTCGGCGGTTCCCTGTCGCTGAAGATCATCAACTCCGAAATCAAGAATGTTATTTTCAACAGTGCAGGCTTCTATGGTGTGGATGCCTCACTCGGCTTCGATCTGAATCAGGAGATGGGCCTGTTCGGACCGGATAAGAAGAAGGATGCTGATAAGAAGAAAGGCCCGGATAAACCAAGCGGCAAGGTTACCATTAAGCACGCCGTGCAGGGTAAGGGAATTGGCAATGAATACGGTCTGGAATTCGCTGCACAGCTGAAGAATATGATGGGTGTGGAGATTGAATTCTCACTTAAAAAAGTCAAGGACGGCCGGATTCTTCCGGATGTGATTGCCTTCGGGGCAGAGCTTCCGCAGCCGGGTATCCTGGTGACGGGTGCAACGTACCTGACAGCAATACGGGGAGCAGTACGTGAACTGGCGGACACCATTGCCGGCGGCACGGCACAAGATCCGTTCCCGTTGACGATTCAAGCAGGCGTAGGCATGCGGTTCGGGATTGCTCCGGCGTACTTCTTCGGAGATGTAGACCTGACCGTGAAGCGCACGGGCCTTAAGGTGGAAGGCAAGCTGGATTTCGCTGCCAAAGCCGATGCGGAGAAAGACGACCGGCTTCCAATGCTGACCAAAGCGCTGCTCGAGGCGCAGTGGGTAACGCCATGGTTCGTGCGCGTTGAAGCAGAGATGGATATCGGCGGTTGGGACATCATCATCGGGAAGGCGGGCATCTTCGTCGGACAGAATCTGGAGAAGAACCGCACTGATTTTGAAGGCTATATTAGCTCGAAGGTGCAGATTCCGAACGATGTACCGATTGTCGGCGGCATGCCGCTGTCGAGTATGTTCCTCGGCGTCAACAATGATAAGGTCTGGGGCAGCATCGGTATTCTGCTGATCTCCTTAGGCATTACTTACTACTGGAGCGGCGGCATTGAATTCGGTACTTCGACCGATCAGCTGCCGGAGGGAATGATCCATCTGGTGGTGGATGATCCTGAGCTTGGACCTCGTCTCATGGTGATTGGTGCAGGCGTGCAGACGCTGGCCACCTCCAAGGTAGCTTCCGAGGAAGAGAATCAGGAAATTATCTACCGTAAGGTAGATGAGGGAGTCAAATATGTAGAGAATGGATCAATCAATGTCGGCGTAGGCGGCATTACGGTCAAGAACGGCGGCAGAATCCATGAGATTCCGATGGACGGCGTAGCCGGCAATGCAATCATTGAGATGGAGTACAGCAGCAAGGAGTTGCCGGAATTCAAGCTGCAGGATGCATCAGGCAAAATGTATCCGGTGAAATTCGATAACACGAACACTGATCCTACGGCAAATGCTTTTACACAATATATTCCTGCAAGCTTCAAATCTGAAGATCCATCCAGGCTGAGCGATGAAGTGGACATTCGCAGAGCTTATATCATTATTCCTGAGAATGAAGCCACCAAAGGCGGCACTTGGAAGCTGACAGCCGTCTCGGCTGTTGACACCAAGCTGTTGAATGTTCCTACCCTGCCTACTCTGGGTGAAGTTAACCTGGCGAAGGACAGCGCGGATGCGAATAAATTCACAGCCTCCTGGAAAGTTGCCAACGCAGCCGAAGGCGATACAGTGAACCTGTATCTGGCTGAGGATGCGGTGACAAGCCGCAAGGAAATGCTGAATGGTCAAGAGATTCTGCAGACGGGTGATCCGGGTATGCTGATCGCCAAGGATGTACCGGTCGGAGCTGGCGGCTCGGTTAGCGGCGGAATCACGAGCGGCAGCAAAGTGATCGATGTCACCAATGTAACATTGATGGGCAATCCCGAGGATATCCGCGGGCTGCTCAGACAAGGCAACTATTACCTGCGGGCAGAGCTGAAATCCAGCGCGAACTTCGGGACGAAGACTTCGCCGCAGCGCTTTGAAATCATTGATCCGCTGGCACCGCAGAGTGTCAGTGATGTCAAGGTTGAGCCTGCCGGCAACGGATTGTTCTCCCTCTCCTTCAAGCCGGGAGCGAAGAAATCGGGACACAGCGGCTTCGAGCACAGCTACGTGGTCGATGCGAAGCTGGATGCTGAAGGCAAACTGAGTGAATATGCTCCGTTTGGAGAGCTTTTGTATACCGAACAGGAGCTTAAGCCTTACTGGAATGCATCCACAGGCAAATACGAAGGTCTGTTGATTGGCGGCTGGAAGGCTGTATCTACAACAGATGAAGTCTATAAGGGCAGCCTTGAAGGCTCAGTGATTGACTTGAGCAAGGTGAAATATGTCGGCCTGGAAGTGAAGAAGAATTACGTCATCGGCGTCACTTCAGCAACGGTTCCGACCGAGGATGCCGACAAGCATCAGAACTATCATTATGCCGAGCGGCGGGACAGCAGCAGCACCTTGCTGCCGGTTCCGAATCTGCCGGATCTGACGGTATTGAGTTCATCGGGGACGGTAGATGCCTCCTCCGGGAACTACGTTAACCTGTTAACGAATGAAACGAAGCAGAAGCTGACGCTCTCTTCCAAACAGTCCAATGTGAGGGTGGAAGCATTCTATGCTGACAAATCCATTGCGACAGTAGCTCTGACGAACAAGGCCGGCGGCGGAAGCGAAGGCATCCTGAATCTCGACCAGTTCCAGACAGACGGCCCGTTCGCTATTGAACTGAGAGCCAGAAATACGGTGACCAAGGATATCTCAGTGACCATGCTCTATCTGACGGTAGATACGATCGCACCGGTCCTGTATCTGACGGAGCCGGTAACGGGCGAACGTACCGCACAGGGCGCCGTTCGTGTAGCCGGAACAACAACTACAGGAACGAAGCTGGCCGCAGTTTATACCGTGAGTCAGTTACAGTCTGACGGCAAATACAAAGACAAGGTCATCTCCAAGGAGCTTACGGTAGATCCGAAGACGGGAGATTTCAATGGAATGGTGGAAGTGAATTCTGAGGAGCCTTCAGTGGCGCTAAGCATTGTCGCAACTGACGATGCGACCAATCAGAACACAGCCATTGTGGATATAACGAATGCCGGCTTCAAAGTACCGGTTGCCCTGATTCTGAAGGGAGCGGAGACGCTGACGCCGGGTGCGGCAGGCCAAATCCAGGCTTATCTCAAGGTCTCGGATGGCAAGGACGGGAACGGCAAGCCGAAATTCAAGGAAGAGCCTATTACCGGTAAGGATCTGGATAACCTGACTTATGAAGTTGCTGTAGGTGATGCGGTATCCCTGTCAGCCAAAGGCAATGTTACGGCACTTGCCATCGGCTCCAGCCTGATTGAGGCAGAGTATAAGGTGTCCGAAGGTATAACGCTTAAGGGCATGCTTGCAGCAACCGTAGCTGTTCCGGATACGAAAGAATTAGGTACTGTGCAAGCCGTATCTTCTCCTATTAGCGGAGACAGCAACAACACGAAGATTACGGTGACTTCCGCCGGAGATATGACCGGACAGCAGATTGCTTACAAGGTCTTCTCGTCGAGTCCGGCAGAACTGAAAAAGGATGACAATGTAAGCTCATGGAGTCTGCTTCCGCTCGATGGTATCGTTACAGCCCATCCGGGTGCCATCGTTGTGCTGGCCAAGCGTACCTCCCTGGACAAGCTCGTTAGGGCATCCGGCAGTGTTCCTGCATCGGTCTGGACCAGCAGCGGTTCAGGCGGAGGCGGCGGTGCTGGCGGAGGCGGTGGCGGCGGTGGTGCCGTACCGGGAGTTGTTGAAGAACAAGCACCGGAGCAGGCAGCCCAGATTACCGTCAACGGCCAGGCCGTGACAGCGGAGTGGGATGGACTTACGGCTATCGTCCGGATTACGGATAAAGAAGCTGTTGCAGGCAGTGACCTCACCGTAAGCTCCACTGATCCGAATGCCAAAGCATTCAGTATCCGTGTAGACCAGAGTGTGGTTCAGCAGCAGCTGAGCGCGAAGAAGAAGATTGTGATTGAAGTTCCTATGGGCCAATTGGCCATTGATCCTGAGAATCTTGCAAGTGTGACCGCCGGACTTACTATCGGCATTGGCGGTAATAGCACTGCTGACCAGCAGGCGATGAAGGCAATTGCGGATCAACAAGGATTCACGCTGATGGCGGCAGGGCAAGGCGTAACGGTGAACGTTAATCTGCCGAAGGGCAGCTGGACGCCGGCGCTTGCAGCCAAGATTGCCATTCCTGCGCCGCTTGCGGCCAAGGAAATTACGGCTATGGTGCTTAAGGATAAAGACGGTAACTGGACAACGGTACCGTGGAAGCTGGACAGCAGTGGTACGGCAGTGAATGTACAGCTGACCGGCGAAGGCAGCCTCTTCTTCATCCGCAACCTGAAGACCTTCAAGGATATGCCTTCAGGCTGGGGCAAGGAAGGCATCGCAGCGGCATCCTCCAAGCTGTTCGTGCTAGGGAAATCTGCGGAACTGTTCGATCCGGCAGGCCAAGTGACCCGGGCAGAATATCCAACCATTCTGCTGCGCGTTGCAGGTCTCATGAACAAGCAGGCAGCTTCGGCAGGCTTCAGTGATGTCATCGGCAGCAGCTGGTATAACCGCAGCGTCTCCATTGCAGCCGAACTGGGCATTGTTACCGGACTCGAAGGCGGCAAGTATGCGCCTAAGGATACGCTGACAAGAGTTGAAGCGATGACGATGCTGGGCAGATTGCTGAATCAGGTCCATGCAGGCAGTGAACTCAGCGAGACTGAAGTCACTTCGATCCTCAGCGGTTTCATGGACAAGGACAAGGTTCCGGCATGGGCAAGACAAGCGGTAGCAACGAGTATTAAGAACGGCATTATTCTCGGGGAAGGCAACAAGGTGAACCCGTCCACTCCGCTTACGCGTGAGCAGGCGGCAGCCATTGCCATCCGTCTGGATCAATTCATTACAGCCAAGCAATAA